A portion of the Stigmatella aurantiaca DW4/3-1 genome contains these proteins:
- a CDS encoding beta-class carbonic anhydrase yields the protein MSKLRDEVLSANAAYAEGFGDKGKLALPPARRFAVLTCMDARIDPAKLAGLQEGDAHVIRNAGGRASDDAIRSLVISYKLLGTQEFFVIHHTHCGMQLFTEETLRELLKSSLETAVLDEGQWKDVGRGPGSAQGEFVDWLTIKDLAESVVVDVERIRTSPLVPKRIPIHGFIYHVETGRLVEVPRATEVGRAS from the coding sequence ATGAGCAAGCTTCGCGATGAGGTTCTTTCCGCCAACGCCGCCTATGCCGAGGGGTTCGGTGACAAGGGCAAGCTGGCGCTGCCCCCCGCCCGACGCTTCGCCGTCCTGACCTGCATGGACGCGCGCATCGATCCCGCCAAGCTCGCGGGGCTCCAAGAGGGCGATGCGCACGTCATCCGCAACGCCGGAGGCCGTGCGAGTGACGATGCCATCCGCTCCCTCGTCATCTCCTACAAGCTGCTGGGCACCCAGGAGTTCTTCGTCATCCACCATACCCACTGCGGCATGCAGCTCTTCACGGAGGAGACCCTCCGCGAGCTGCTCAAGAGCAGCCTCGAGACGGCGGTGCTCGACGAGGGCCAGTGGAAGGACGTCGGCCGAGGTCCCGGCTCGGCCCAGGGCGAGTTCGTGGACTGGCTCACGATCAAGGATCTCGCGGAGAGCGTGGTGGTGGACGTGGAGCGCATCCGCACCAGCCCCCTGGTGCCCAAGCGCATCCCCATCCACGGATTCATCTACCACGTCGAGACGGGCCGTCTGGTCGAGGTTCCCCGGGCCACCGAAGTGGGCCGCGCCTCCTGA
- a CDS encoding serine hydrolase domain-containing protein: MAAFGIDVDPGDVGLNAKQLRRVDTHLKRYVDDGRLAGWQVMVSRRGKVAHLTSYGFADKEASRQVETDTLWRIYSMTKPITSVAAMMLWEEGAFELSDPVSRWLPEFAAPRVYTGGTAAKPVTVPATEPIRVWHLLTHTAGLTYAFHRVHVTDELHRLRGFEFGVPEGFDLAACVRAWAEIPLTFQPGAEWNYSVATDVLGRLIEVISGQTLDVFFAERIFQPLGMTDTAFSCPPDQQGRLAALYTLAPGRSAPLRSDSLGKGAMGRPSWLSGGGGLVSTTRDYTRFTWMLLNGGELDGARLLSPRTVAYMTRNHLPGGADLAAYGRPLFAETRFDGVGFGLGFGVVLDPVAHRTLTSPGEYHWGGMASTAFWVDPSEHLSVVFMTQLLPSSAYPLRSQLRQLVYPALID, translated from the coding sequence ATGGCGGCCTTCGGCATCGATGTGGACCCAGGCGACGTGGGCCTGAACGCGAAGCAGCTGCGCCGTGTCGACACGCACCTGAAACGGTACGTCGACGATGGGCGGCTCGCGGGCTGGCAGGTGATGGTCTCGCGCCGCGGCAAGGTGGCCCACCTGACCTCGTACGGCTTCGCCGACAAGGAGGCGAGCCGTCAGGTCGAGACAGACACCCTCTGGCGCATCTACTCCATGACGAAGCCCATCACCTCCGTCGCGGCGATGATGCTGTGGGAGGAAGGGGCCTTCGAGCTGTCGGATCCCGTCAGCCGGTGGCTGCCCGAGTTCGCCGCGCCGCGCGTGTACACCGGAGGGACCGCGGCCAAGCCCGTCACCGTGCCCGCGACGGAGCCCATCCGCGTGTGGCACCTGCTGACCCATACGGCGGGGCTGACCTATGCCTTTCACCGCGTCCACGTCACCGATGAACTTCACCGGCTCCGAGGCTTCGAGTTCGGCGTGCCCGAGGGGTTTGATCTCGCCGCATGCGTCCGCGCGTGGGCCGAGATTCCGCTCACCTTCCAGCCTGGCGCGGAGTGGAACTACTCGGTGGCGACGGATGTCCTCGGACGGCTCATCGAGGTCATCTCGGGCCAGACCCTCGATGTCTTCTTCGCCGAGCGCATCTTCCAGCCGCTGGGCATGACCGACACCGCCTTCAGCTGTCCCCCCGACCAGCAGGGCCGGTTGGCGGCGCTGTACACCCTGGCCCCCGGGCGCAGCGCGCCCCTGCGCTCCGACTCGCTCGGAAAGGGCGCGATGGGCCGCCCCTCCTGGCTGTCAGGAGGCGGCGGACTGGTGTCCACGACGCGCGACTACACGCGCTTCACCTGGATGCTTCTGAATGGCGGGGAACTCGACGGCGCGCGGCTGCTCTCCCCGAGAACCGTGGCCTACATGACCCGCAACCACCTGCCGGGCGGGGCGGACCTCGCCGCCTATGGCCGGCCGCTGTTCGCCGAGACGCGGTTCGATGGGGTCGGGTTCGGGCTCGGCTTCGGCGTCGTCCTCGACCCGGTCGCCCACCGCACCCTCACCAGCCCCGGTGAATACCACTGGGGCGGCATGGCAAGCACCGCGTTCTGGGTGGACCCTTCAGAGCACCTGAGCGTCGTGTTCATGACCCAGCTGCTCCCCTCCAGCGCCTACCCGCTCCGCTCCCAACTGCGGCAGCTCGTCTATCCCGCGCTCATCGACTGA